The following nucleotide sequence is from Acyrthosiphon pisum isolate AL4f chromosome A2, pea_aphid_22Mar2018_4r6ur, whole genome shotgun sequence.
aacaaaaaaaaaatagttcttatataccttaataaatatatatttaaatctatttagGTACAGTCGATTCAGTGTCTTGTGTAAGACAAGcacaaaactttatttttttagtaacattttCTTTATTAGATGAAAATTTGTTACTTGGCTTTAAGCTTTTCGAAAATTCAGCAATAAGGTTTCCAACTTTTTCCTTCATCAGCATATCTTTTTCAAACCAAATGTGTTTCAATACTTTATCAAAATCAAACCTCATATTATGATCAACTGTTAATAACTGCTTGATTATATCTTGTGCACAATTTGatgtgttaaacattttaagtttagttatattgtatactcCTTTACAAATCTTTTCTTCAATATGATCACCAGCAAAAGGTTTATAACCacttaaactatattaaaaaaaaattaatatttttaaattttcatatagtTTTGTTAATTAACTAGAATGAAATAGATAGTTGTTTAccattcatataaaataacacCAAAACTCCATGAATCtactttattagtatatttaatacatgattgagtaatattttttctatttgaaaatacttctgGCGCAAGGTATGCTAATGAaccacaaaatgtttttaaatgtgtgTTTTCAGTTATCTTCTTAGATAGGCCAAAATCTGCCAATTTTACAACACTTGTAGGAGACTTAATGGAAAGTAAAATGTTCCCTGgctgaaattgaaaaaaacatttttttaatataataggctCTTGTTTTAAActgcatataataatcaaacaaattttaattaataaaattacctttAGATCCCTATGAGCGATTGACCTATTGTGTAAGTACTGAACAGCTCGAGCAACttgatacaaaattatttttgattccgATTCTTTTAAACGTTTCGTATTTTCTATTAGTTGCTTTAGAGTTCCTCCAGGCATGTATTCCAAAGTGATGTAAATCGCATCAGTAGTATCAATGAAATTTTCCATGTTAACAATATTCGGCTAGACATAAAAGCTttgataataacataacaaaaaatacaaattttaggcaataattataatataaagttctataaaattacatgaGATAAGCTTGACAAAATATCAGGTTCCCTTAACACAATACAACTTTCCCTGTTCACTTTTTTCAATGCAAAGCATTTTGTAGTTTtctagaaaacaaaaaaataacaattaacaaattaaaacctAAATGTTAGATGAACATATGATGAGTATGCAAATTTATATAGAATGAGCTTTTTCACTTGATTAGGattaatgcattttaaacttttacctatatactatattagataAAGGTCGACTTTGctcgaatataaaatatttgtataacacCATACACATCTCTATTCTAGTCTATAATATATGGCCAATAAATATCTTAGactagatttaaatattaaataatactaaatatctgAGCTATTTCAAAGTACAGTAGAACTCCGATTATCCGGACTAATTAATGTCAAGGGTGGTCCGGATAAGCAAATATCCGGATGATTGacatatgacattttaaaagttatatatagTGACATTGTAACCCGACATTTCACTCGTTATAACAATTGACAGACTAATAACTGTGCGACGATTAGACAGCAACTGACCATTGGCgcaattatctgtgttttgttggaagttNNNNNNNNNNNNNNNNNNNNNNNNNNNNNNNNNNNNNNNNNNNNNNNNNNNNNNNNNNNNNNNNNNNNCaaaacagataatatttttaccatcaagttttataataggtcgatttgctatattttttaagctaacggcataaaacttgaatttatgagcgtaaatttggtatgttacgcttTTGTCAGACCGAgaaaacacatgcgggtgtggcgtcctcttaaaagaccgacctttttttttgtccgaTTAATTGGACGTCCGTTTGATTGGCGTTCGGATAATCGGAGTTCTACTGTATATAAGTAGTTTCACGTttacatagtttttaaaaaatacatatttcagttaaatatttaattattaattattttagagtaGTTGtcgaaaacatttattaaaattgaattttgtttattcattactttaaacaatataatattatgaatgaacTCATTTAGAAGAGCTCATAATTTAGATTAGATGTGCCCTTCACAAACAAATGCTGACACCACATTTTTCATTTCTCATAGAAATAAACGTGCGCACAGGGTAGTCATCGAACTCCCCCTGGCCccctcaatattcaatattattattatgataattgatagtcaatcataaattaattttttaccacggtaaatgtagttaaatgaggttaccccatccaaattagtttttgtaacttaagtgtgaatatgaatattatatatacgtaatatgtgtgtgtgttaatgAATTTATGTATGATTACCCTGCCAGAAATTCTGCACACGCTTATGCTCATAgagatatacaaaatattttcaatcacaCATTACAATAACCCACTGAGTGAATCAGATACTAATAATAAAGAATCTAATTGGAAAACTAAAGATAGATCATAAACTTGaatgtttgatataaattattgcaaatattaatactaagtAATTTATACCATGTTCTCTAAATATCAGATtgtaaagaaaaagaaaaactaccataaaatattaaaaaataatattaataaataaaaaatactacatacagtaaatattactataaataatattatattatgcaattattcaaaattaacctAGCATGGTAAACCCCCCTTTCTTCTTtgataatgcagttattcaaatctggttttggaatttttgtataatatactttaagatcatattattttaaaactattgatattttttgtactactaaGGAAGTGTCCTGTAGAGATACAAACTTATGTTCTTAAAATTAGAAACAGAAGTATTAATTGCCACAGAGCACtacttaagtagtacaaaaaaaatcaccctgtatatagaTGTTtgttgttgtaaataaaaaaaaattatattttggtatataaatatatacaaatcatGAATGTTTTACAATGTACatgtgatttacataatattacatatgttTCGATCGaggaaataaaatgttaaaactttaaatttaatatttcttttaatttgacAAAACTTACTTTTTCAAAAGCTAATCGGACTTCACCAAAAGTTCCTCTACCCAATATACCGTAAACAGCAAATTGTTCCCTGACCTTTTGTGGACAGTTTAAATAATCTGAACGTTTATCAGTAAATGTGTACACTAcaaaaatgaacataaaatatttatggtaggtaagttcttaaaaattattgtaggtgactattaaatactaattaaaaatttaccatAATTTGCTTTAGAAACAACAGCAATTTTGTCATTATTCGATAAAATCCAACGATTGTCTTTACCaattttttcaccatttaaaAATGTGCCATTTGCACTCGTGTCTGtaataaatactacataatCTAATGTCCCAATCTTTTCACGATTTATGGTGAAATGAATCTTGCTAATATGATTCATTACTTTTAAACTAAAGCATTGTTTTGTAAATTGAAAGTCAACATCATTAGTTTGACGACCTGCGTTATAATTATCCTTCACTAggtctaaaataaatacaaaatttagaatttttattatatgaacgTAAATGACATATAATGTCacattattacaacaataataatttgatcatgcataaaattaaataatagacaGACAAaccttcaatttttaaatactcgtTCTCTGGATAAAGACGCCCCCATGCATTTGTATTCTCCGGCTTAGATATTTGATCCTGACTGCTCAAAGTATCCTGACTGTTTATTAGAGGGGTCAAAATGTCTGAATCACCCATATTGAtacctttaaaataatacaaatatcataagatcttaaaattattttataaattaatagtcaAATTTGATCTTATCGTAAAACgtgcaaaatcatttttaatttttattagtttattaagtatttattgtatttatttcacaTTGTTTTCTAATATAGTTCCAATAAAAtgcctgtataaaatataggcaAAATGGGTTTAGCAAAATTAAACAATAGTAAGGATACAAacttgattataaatttataaatattaaaccatgtttaacttaataatatttcaataaattacagtAGTAATAGTTGTTTCATTGAAGTATCTATTTTCTATGGTACGTGCATACTTCAgagaaagtaatataatttcactgaacttaattataacaataacagaTTACAGAAAACAGACACTACTAACTATCGCCACAGGCTTACTGGTAAAGAAAAAAGATTAACTGCCGATTGGAACTTAGAAAATGGCACTGCGAGCGGCACAGGCGGACTGGCCACAGACGACAGATTGTAACAAACCGACAAACGACGATTGACTAATGACTTCCGAGACACTGAGTAGCTACTAGCGAGTAGAGTTAATACCTAATGGAGTCTGTACTTTATAGTGACAGCCAGCAGGTGACAGCGGTCTAATTCTAATACACCAATGTCCAATATCAATCCGGGAATTGAGAAATTTTCCACCATGGGGCACTGGGTACCAGCATAAAATCgtttcgttataataatataataattatcgttataataataaatgtcgtgtttactgtttaatatCGTATTTATAACTTTAGAATGTTATCAACTCAACCAACAGGTAACCAGTTGTCAGTTCCATTAAATCAGAagcttgttaaatattattatattctgtatatataCCAACTGGTAACTTATATAGAATCGCAAAATATagatattgatttaattatagactattatagtccgtattttaaatatgttaactaATAAGCAAagcatataaatattagaaaatatgtataataactaatattttaaccaatcaattaataaaaatcttaatatttacGAATATTAAAAGAttacaaatacttaaaaataaacataaacattaccaataattataaatactcaaCAATTTAGGTTTTCGAGGTACAAACCCagaattgatttaataattaaatgtattcaatgaTACACATACAAATgtgttattttcaaatatcattatgtaatatgtatgtatactataattattaattataaatcatatgtaTTGATATGTTCTCttaaatacctacaattaaACGTACCGTaacaataatttagataatttttttctagttttaggAAGACCTAGGTAAAGACTataggtcaaaatttaaatttaacatgaaGAAAACCGATCTGgtctatattttatcaatacgcGACCGTTTGAATCTGAACCACCTGTACAACTGACGGAACACAGGGCGCAGACAACGGACCTAACATCGCGACTATATTCTGCACAGAACAATGTATCCGATAGTTACTATCTAAATACCTGTCGGTTGTTTATCCATAGATATGGCCATTTGGTCAGGATTCTGGGTACAAACGTCCGGGTGAGAGAATTCCACCCCAAGGTGCATATATTCACCACACCAGCAATACCCCTGCGCTTGCTATGAATTACGAATTTACGATAAATCCATGatatttgttttgttcattTTCTGTTCCAATAATATTGATCCTACGAAAACGAAGAGGTGTGCAGGCGCCTTTACGCTCTAGcagattaattattaaatatgaactcTCTTCACTCTGTTacgtacaaaaaatattgtgtcaataaattttcaagtatataaAGAGTAATCGGAATAAAAATccccttgaaaaaaaatccccagactataattttactcacaaccacataaaaatggttgaacaaatgttttttaaacgttaatcattcaaaaaaattatatgcagtgataatagaatattaatgataatataaataatattttgttttaaattactataatatattatgtgtaatccTACCAATCCAACTTACTTAacgacaaaaattatattatatgacttttttttttacatcttggctcttcaatttttattaatatatttggtggctcgcgagtctcttctcgctggccacctGTGTTATATATCATATAGCCTGTGGTACAACCAGAAAGCCTTCAAGTTATATAgcaataatagcaatatattaaattatataattataatgataaatcgaTAGAAGGGCATTCGTATAGATTTTTaaagtcaataaaaatatattttagtgaaaatgtcaagccaacaataatattgtacactgaTCCATGACTAAATAGACTATTTAATCATGTACTGATCCATCATCCTtggtgtacataaaataataaaaaactggtAAGTGTAAAGTGAGTGTCGCTTTGTTGTACAGAAGGTTACTTGACACAAGTGTGTCACTGACTactcactgtaatggatgattttaaattttttttttttaatttttaagcgtaatACACAATCTGTATCGACTAGACACAATAAGTATATATGATGAGAGTTACAAAGATTGACATGGAAATTTGATGAAAGAAGCCACCCATCGATGGCACTTCCTAtgagttttataaatttaagcttAGCTTAAGAGATCACGACACCACTTACGCTTCAGGCGTCTGGGGGGATTACCAGGTATGGAGAGAGAAGATAAGTTTTTTATGAGATCATTCGGGTGGTTATTTAGTTTAGAATGGAatcttttgtaaaatattttggcttCGTCGTTAATTGACTTGAGTTTGGTGTCAGTATGAAAGGTGTGATTAGACACATAGGGAGGAGCGTTCATTATTTTTCGGAGAGcgatattttgaaatgtttgtatttttagtatGTTAGACTTTTTAGCGTTTCCCCAGAGTTGAAGTCCGTAAGTCCATATGGGTTTTAGAAGTGTTTTGTAAATCAGGAGTTTGGTTTTAATGGGAGGGGAGTTATTATTGCTTATCAAGGGTTTGAGGATACGGAGACGATGATTCAGTGCTAATCTTTTAATTCTAATGTGATGAGCCCAGGTTAATCTTTGGTCGAGAGTGAGCCCGAGATATTTGACTTTTGGAGAGTAAGGGATAGAAATACCGTAAAGAAAAACTCTTGGACAGGAAGCATGTTTGAGGGTGAAGATAGTATGGACAGATTTGCTTTGGTTTACTTTAAATCGCCATTTGGTAAACCATTTTTCCGTGGAGTTAAGGTGAGTTTGGAGATTACTTGACGCTATGAGTGGATCAgtgttaatagatattattgctTTATCGTCAGCGTAGTCTGCTACGGATGTATTGGGGGTAGTTGGTTGATCAGAAGCGAATATATTGTACAGAATAGGAGACAAAATGCCCCCTTGGGGAACACCAGCATTCGTCAGATAGAGCCAAACCGTAGCGTATTTGAAAATGCCTATCTGTTAGATAggatttaataagtaaatagtagGTGGGTGGCAGGAATTTCTTAAGCTTATACAAAAGTCCGTCATGCCATACGCGGTCAAATTCTTGTGAGATGTCTAGAAACACGCAattgcaaaacagtttttttccaGGGCATACGAAATGGAGTCTACAACTCTGTGTGCTTGATGAATAGTTGAGTGAGAAGCGCTAAAACCAAATTGGGTGTTTGGAAGaatgtttttttccataattatcGGGAGAATTCGTTTCAGAATTAACCGTTCCAGTATATTGGCGAAAAAAGGGAGAAGACTGATTGGACGGTGTGATGATGGTAGGTCAGGTGGTTTGTTTGGTTTTGAAAATAAGATTATAGTTGCGAATTTCCATAATAGGGGAAAATAGGAAAGTCTGAGTGAGGCATTAAATATACGAGTGATGTGAACTATGGCTCTAGTTGGAAGGGATCTGGCTACTCCCGCAGTAATGCAATCGTAGCCTggtgatttttttaatgcatatttttgtatagcataatttacataattaggtGTAAATGACTTGTCAGGGAGAGACACTGGGAGGGGGGTATTTAAGAACGTTTCGACTTGATTCATGTTTTCAACGTCTATGATATCGGCGTGTGGTTGAAAGGTATTAGCAAGATGATCCTTAAAAAGTTCAGCTTTTTCAATATCCGAAGTAGCCAAGCTACCATCTGTTTTTTTAATAGGGAGATTTGGAGATTTATAGCGaagtatttgttttgtttctcTCCATAGGCTACCGGCTGAGGGGGTGAGTTTCATTAAGTGATTTTGCCATATGTTTGACTTAAATTCAGTGAGAAGTTTTTTTTAGTGAATTAGCTAGTTTGTTGTAATTAAGTTTATGGGAAGGTAAACGCGTGCGCTGGTATAGAGCTCTTGCTCttattttttctacaattttgTTACGTATATATTCAGGAAGTGAGCTTGCAGAAGGAGGTGCTGGCATTGTATTTGTAGCCGACCATGCTGCAGTTTGTATTATGTTGGTAAGATTGAGGACCGCTAGGTCTATGTCATTGggcgattttaattttgtgttcaGCTTAATTTTTGTGTTGACTAGTTCGTGAAATTTAACATGATCTGTgagtttgttaaataatttgttgaattCTTTAACAGAAGGGGAAGTATTGAGAGTTAGGAGTATTGATGAATGGTCAGAATTTAAATCTAGTAAGTTTTTAGTAGAGTGGAACAAGGTATTCGGTAAATTGGAGACAAAGATATCAAGAATATCAGGATTTTTACGGATTGAAGAGGGCCAATAGGATGGGTCTGGTGGGGCTAGAACTTTAAATCTCTTAGtgtttatatagttgtataaggTGACTCTTCAGGGGTTATTCACGCGGCATCCCCATGACTGATGTTTGGCGTTAAAATAACCACATatgataaagttattattaaatgagtTGAAGTAGTCGGCGAATTGAgtgttttttatgttatgttttggGGGTAAATAAACAGCAGCAATGGTGAGTGTAGTATTGTTTATCTTTAGGTTAATAGCACAAGATTGGAGAAAGGGTTGAGAAAACCTAGGTAAGggataaaattcaatattagatttaataaaaatagcagCACCTCCATGTGCGGTATTGTCGGGGTGATTTGATTTAATTAGAGTATAACCGGGGATATGTATGTGGGAGAATTTAGTGAAGTGGGTTTCAGAAATGAGTGCAACATCAATGCGTTTGCGGTTTAATACGGTTTTGAGGTCAAGGGCATGGTTTTTTAGTCCATTGGTGTTAAATTGTAGTATTAAGAGCGAATCGTCGGTGACAGatttattgtagttattattagtcattatttGTCGAGGAGCTTGGATATTACTTTAGTTAGTAGAGAAATTAAtggatttataacatttttgaattcatctaaaaaattagttaataatttgcTTAAAATCGGGCGGCTAAGTATCAgtaggaggaggaggaggagcaACGAAAGCTGGTGTATTGGACGTGGCCTGAGCGTAAGTTTGCGTTTGAGGAGAGGGGTGATTTGGGAAAGTGCGAACAGGTGGATGGCTACTTTGTACATTAGTGGTTTgggtattgaaattattttgtaatcgaTTACTTGGTGTGCTGGATTTCTTACGACGTTGGAGTTCTTTATAAATTGTGCAGCCCTTGTAGTTGGCTGGGTGGTTTTNNNNNNNNNNNNNNNNNNNNNNNNNNNNNNNNNNNNNNNNNNNNNNNNNNNNNNNNNNNNNNNNNNNNNNNNNNNNNNNNNNNNNNNNNNNNNNNNNNNNCTGGGTGGTTTTGAGAACAATGAGCGAATTTCGGAGGGGCATCGCGTGGGTTCGGGCAAACAGTTGACTGATGATCTGCTCCGCAGCGAACGCATCGGGGTTGGTAGCCACAGTAGGTTCTGGTGTGTCCATATTGTTGACAATTGAAGCATTGGCTGATTGTCTTCGGTTTGTACGGCtcttcgatttttattttacaatgaagtagtgaagacatttgaaaaatttcaTTGGATTTCGGTGTTGGTTTGAGATCGACGAAAAATAAGGGGAAGGGATTTTTATTGACTTTATGTAGTACATTGGTAACTTGCCTTTCCTCGTAGAGGCGAACTTCCAACTCTTCTTTTATTAGACTTAGAGGCGTGGATGGGTGGAGGTTACGTATAACTATCCGAAGTGGTTTCTCTTCTTTAAGCTGGTATGTATGATACTCAGCATTTGCAGCTTTAAGGTACTGTACTAATGCTCTGTAGGCATTAGGGTCCGTAGTTTGAATTTTCAGAGAATTTTTTGAagatttacatataaaattgtcgaCACCTATAATCTCTATTAAGGCTGTACATAGTGCGGGAAAATCCTCGACACCTTTAACAAATATAGGTGGAGGAGGTTTAATTGGTGTGTTTTCATTTTCTATTATATCGTTTTCGGCATCATTTTGCTGAGAGTTTGTAGAAATATTTTCAGTAGTGGACGGGTCAAATGGATCTTCTTGGGCAAGTAGTTCGAACCTGTTGCGTGAagcaaagattttttttttatatgttttttgtttagCAATTATATCCATATTCGCATTCGGAGATGAGGGTTCGGATAGTGAGTTTGAGGAGTTGGAGTGTTGACGTTTATTTGATTGTGTTGACCATCCAGTATCTAAAGTGTTAACTTTTGTATTAGCTTTTGAATTCGTTgttgtaattgtttttgaaatagtAGTCGGTGGAGCGGTTTTgttcgttttgtttttaattatattattaggtttgtTTGGTTGATTATTATTCATGGTGATTTCGATAGCGAGTTAATGATGTTATTATACTTGGGATGAACGGTAAGTTAAACATTACCGTCAGCTTGATAACGTAATGAGCGTAGCGTGCGACGGCGCGCACCAACGACTATGCTATCGGAACAGATAAGCGGCGTGCGAGACAATATACGTGCGGACTGTATGGTGTCTGAGCACGaactgatattaaatttgaattgaaattaatattgaatgatataaaatcactgTATACGAAGATcaattctgagtgaagacggtctGTCGACTATCagcctataatataactaagtatgatattatattgatgatttttattgtgattaaagaaatttattttactattatgcatttatgcattAGTACAGTACtaacaattgaaaatgttattttgtgtaTAACATAAATAGGTAGTGTAATGATAGCCACTcttcgtaaatatattatattattattataagaagagTATCATCATCATAACCCTAACATATTatacctgtattataatattgtattatgtatatacagccACACgtcagttatttatattataatacgtggtCATATACTATTGTACCCCTTTTCTTTGTAAAATGAACTATTTCATCGGCTCGGACGATACCCATTGACCATCGGTCCGACACACACAACAGCATTCTCCCTGCGTACCTATGCCCTCGGCacaggcgcaaatagcgtttgaaatttgggggggctaatagggctaatagggccttactctgatgatatttaataagcttaaaacaaaatgtaggaaatgtttgggaggactGGACATTTtcggggggcttagcccctaaagccccccccctatttCCGCCTATGGGCCCCTCGGCGGCGGTCATACGTGATGAGGGATGTAATATATGTttagtatacttaatatttgtatgctttaaataataaatgtattttttaaatatttttaatatatcatttgtgttctcaattaataggtactaataatattataattaaatcaacaTTAAACCTATTTCTTCTGTActgtaaaagtttcaagtatccacgaaacagtggcgtgcccaagggggggggaggttaggggttatatcccccccccattggattttttttgttaacttcaaCTTATTAGATATTACCATAGacgtatacaaacatttatatatggatatggatattacttttaaaattatcagtaataagttattgcttacaaattatttcccattggctattataaacattcactaTACGGATCACTATACTGATTATAGATGGATCATGCTAATCacgtatac
It contains:
- the LOC100163511 gene encoding serine/threonine-protein kinase Chk2 produces the protein MGDSDILTPLINSQDTLSSQDQISKPENTNAWGRLYPENEYLKIEDLVKDNYNAGRQTNDVDFQFTKQCFSLKVMNHISKIHFTINREKIGTLDYVVFITDTSANGTFLNGEKIGKDNRWILSNNDKIAVVSKANYVYTFTDKRSDYLNCPQKVREQFAVYGILGRGTFGEVRLAFEKKTTKCFALKKVNRESCIVLREPDILSSLSHPNIVNMENFIDTTDAIYITLEYMPGGTLKQLIENTKRLKESESKIILYQVARAVQYLHNRSIAHRDLKPGNILLSIKSPTSVVKLADFGLSKKITENTHLKTFCGSLAYLAPEVFSNRKNITQSCIKYTNKVDSWSFGVILYECLSGYKPFAGDHIEEKICKGVYNITKLKMFNTSNCAQDIIKQLLTVDHNMRFDFDKVLKHIWFEKDMLMKEKVGNLIAEFSKSLKPSNKFSSNKENVTKKIKFCACLTQDTESTVPK